The following proteins come from a genomic window of Actinomycetota bacterium:
- a CDS encoding HAD family hydrolase yields MTFEGLDAVTFDCWGTLIFDKPEVDGRTSYNVRVEHLARIGGLEREAADELLQAAWAHHHTAWHELRGYGAPGMAEHCLRALGIADAARLSELTDAFEEASIEFGVEVVPGVPEAIEEMRRRGLRTALVCDTGFTPGRVVRHLLGEHGITPFLDVLAFSDEVGVPKPHERMFRTALDGIGVGPGEAAHIGDLRRTDVAGARAAGMRTIRFTGVYDDDSDLPDADVVIKEMRELPGLIGSRP; encoded by the coding sequence GTGACGTTCGAAGGGCTCGACGCGGTCACGTTCGACTGCTGGGGCACGTTGATCTTCGACAAGCCCGAGGTCGACGGGCGTACGTCGTACAACGTGCGGGTCGAGCACCTCGCGCGGATCGGAGGCCTCGAGCGCGAAGCCGCCGACGAGCTCCTCCAAGCCGCGTGGGCGCACCATCACACCGCCTGGCACGAGCTTCGCGGGTACGGAGCGCCCGGCATGGCCGAGCATTGCCTTCGCGCGCTCGGCATCGCGGACGCCGCGCGATTATCAGAATTGACCGACGCCTTCGAGGAAGCCTCGATCGAGTTCGGGGTCGAAGTCGTTCCGGGGGTGCCCGAAGCGATCGAGGAGATGCGGCGCCGCGGCCTCCGCACAGCGCTGGTGTGCGACACCGGCTTCACGCCGGGCCGGGTCGTGCGTCATCTGCTCGGCGAGCACGGGATCACTCCATTCCTCGACGTGCTGGCCTTCTCGGATGAGGTCGGCGTCCCCAAGCCGCACGAGCGGATGTTCCGCACGGCTTTGGACGGGATAGGCGTCGGTCCGGGGGAGGCCGCTCATATCGGCGACCTCCGCCGGACCGATGTTGCCGGCGCCCGGGCAGCGGGGATGCGGACGATCCGCTTCACCGGCGTCTACGACGACGACTCGGACCTTCCCGACGCAGACGTCGTGATCAAGGAGATGCGGGAGCTACCCGGCCTGATCGGGAGCCGGCCCTAA